One Ignavibacterium album JCM 16511 genomic region harbors:
- a CDS encoding ribose-phosphate diphosphokinase has protein sequence MISTEFMIFSGSSNLPLAQKIAEKIGIDLGQIELKRFSDGEIWVKYGENIRGRDIFIIQSTNPPAENIMELLIMLDAARRASAKRVTAVIPYFGYSRQDRKDQPRVAITAKLMANLITEAGADRVIAMDLHASQIQGFFDIPFDHLYGSSVFLNHLSGLSDNLSIVSPDVGGIKIARAYAKMLNSSLIVIDKRRPKQNVAEVMNIIGEVQGRDILIVDDLIDTAGTFVGAVNALKAKGANRIYGAITHPLLSGKAFERLRDCEALERLYVTDSINIDSTQCEKVSVVSAASLFAEAIIRTHNNESISSLFNIDKG, from the coding sequence ATGATTTCAACTGAATTTATGATTTTTTCGGGCAGCTCTAACCTTCCGTTAGCCCAAAAAATTGCTGAAAAGATTGGTATTGATTTAGGCCAGATTGAATTGAAAAGATTCAGTGATGGTGAGATTTGGGTAAAATATGGTGAGAATATTCGTGGAAGAGATATTTTCATCATTCAGTCAACAAATCCTCCGGCTGAAAATATAATGGAATTGCTGATTATGCTTGACGCTGCACGAAGAGCATCGGCAAAAAGAGTTACTGCAGTAATTCCTTATTTTGGTTACTCGAGACAGGACAGAAAAGATCAGCCAAGAGTTGCAATAACTGCAAAACTTATGGCTAATCTTATAACTGAAGCTGGTGCTGATCGCGTAATTGCAATGGATTTACACGCATCACAGATTCAGGGTTTTTTTGATATACCTTTTGACCATCTTTACGGATCATCAGTGTTCTTAAATCATTTGAGCGGTCTTTCAGATAATCTGTCAATAGTATCGCCGGATGTCGGTGGAATTAAAATTGCACGTGCTTATGCTAAGATGCTTAATTCAAGTCTGATTGTAATTGATAAAAGAAGACCAAAGCAAAATGTAGCTGAGGTGATGAATATTATAGGTGAAGTTCAAGGCAGAGATATTTTGATTGTTGATGATTTAATTGATACTGCCGGAACATTCGTCGGTGCAGTAAATGCTTTGAAAGCAAAAGGAGCAAATAGAATCTATGGTGCGATTACTCATCCTCTTTTGTCAGGTAAAGCATTTGAAAGACTAAGAGATTGTGAAGCATTAGAAAGACTGTATGTAACTGATTCGATAAATATTGATTCGACACAGTGCGAAAAGGTTTCGGTTGTATCAGCGGCAAGTTTATTTGCAGAAGCAATAATCAGGACTCATAACAATGAATCAATTAGTTCATTATTTAACATAGATAAAGGATAA
- a CDS encoding 50S ribosomal protein L25, translated as MDKVTLEAKKRQTPTKSALNQLRKSGKVPGVFYSKHHEPITIEVPESAIKPLVFTSKTSWISLSLDSGEKYDCVIKDVQFDPVTDKIVHFDLIGLQVGEKIQFEVPVLLKGTAIGVKEGGVVQHFAHKLEVECLPTDIPEHIEVDITNLKIGDSIHVSDLSVPGISFITSADALVVSVTHPRAEKEEVPAAEGEAPAEPEVIGKGKPKEEEEE; from the coding sequence ATGGATAAAGTAACTTTAGAAGCAAAGAAAAGACAAACACCTACTAAATCAGCTTTAAATCAGTTGAGAAAAAGTGGTAAAGTTCCAGGTGTTTTCTATTCTAAACATCACGAACCGATTACTATAGAAGTACCTGAATCGGCTATAAAGCCATTGGTATTCACATCCAAAACGAGTTGGATTTCTCTTAGTTTAGATAGTGGTGAAAAATATGACTGCGTAATTAAAGATGTTCAGTTTGATCCTGTTACGGATAAAATTGTTCACTTTGATTTAATTGGTTTGCAGGTTGGAGAAAAAATTCAATTCGAGGTTCCGGTATTATTAAAAGGAACTGCTATTGGAGTAAAAGAAGGTGGAGTTGTTCAGCATTTTGCCCACAAGCTGGAAGTAGAGTGCTTGCCAACAGACATTCCTGAACATATTGAAGTTGATATAACAAATCTTAAAATCGGTGATTCAATTCATGTTTCTGATTTAAGTGTTCCGGGAATTTCATTCATTACAAGCGCCGATGCTTTGGTTGTATCTGTCACTCATCCTCGTGCAGAAAAAGAAGAAGTTCCTGCAGCTGAGGGTGAAGCTCCTGCAGAGCCAGAAGTAATTGGCAAAGGTAAACCTAAAGAAGAGGAAGAAGAATAA
- a CDS encoding FmdB family zinc ribbon protein — translation MPTYDYKCSSCNYTFEFFQSMKDEPLTTCPKCGGQLKRLIGPGAGPIFKGTGFYQTDYKNNSSNSSSGNSKKNNTKSESTVKEAAA, via the coding sequence ATGCCTACATACGATTATAAATGTTCCTCGTGCAATTATACTTTTGAATTTTTTCAATCAATGAAAGATGAACCACTTACTACCTGTCCTAAATGCGGTGGTCAGTTGAAAAGATTAATCGGACCTGGGGCAGGTCCAATATTTAAAGGCACCGGATTTTATCAAACTGATTATAAAAATAATTCATCAAATTCTTCTTCCGGAAATTCAAAGAAGAACAATACAAAGAGTGAAAGCACTGTAAAAGAAGCTGCTGCTTGA
- the pth gene encoding aminoacyl-tRNA hydrolase, giving the protein MRAIVGIGNPGKKYQFNRHNVGFLALDHFAEKYKLRFVPSKYDYYFSEGEVEGNPFILAKPTTYVNNSGIAVKELISSYNIPVQDVLIVVDDINLNEFDFRLKKSGSDGGHNGLASIIYSLNTDAFPRLRIGIGSDFEKGNLAEYVLSDFDEIELKKLFETFEFTSAIIRAFIAGGYNSCLSEYSKIKNQLKNNLKDLNGS; this is encoded by the coding sequence GTGCGTGCCATTGTTGGAATTGGAAATCCTGGTAAAAAGTATCAATTCAACAGGCACAATGTGGGCTTCCTTGCATTAGATCATTTTGCGGAAAAATATAAACTAAGATTCGTACCATCGAAGTATGATTATTATTTTTCTGAAGGGGAAGTTGAAGGAAATCCCTTCATACTTGCAAAGCCAACAACTTATGTTAATAATTCCGGAATAGCTGTTAAAGAACTGATTAGTTCTTACAACATTCCGGTTCAGGATGTTCTTATTGTTGTTGATGATATAAATCTTAATGAGTTCGATTTCAGACTAAAAAAATCCGGTAGCGATGGCGGGCATAACGGTTTAGCATCAATAATATATTCACTTAATACTGATGCTTTTCCCCGTTTAAGAATAGGTATAGGAAGTGACTTTGAAAAAGGAAATTTAGCTGAGTATGTGCTATCTGATTTTGATGAGATAGAATTGAAAAAACTTTTTGAAACATTTGAATTTACCTCTGCAATAATCAGAGCATTTATTGCCGGAGGTTATAATTCCTGCTTATCCGAGTATAGTAAAATAAAAAATCAATTAAAAAATAATCTTAAAGATTTAAACGGAAGTTAG